The genomic segment GAACGACTTGCAACGATGGATCGAGCCGGTCGCAGTACCAGAATTATTATTGAAGCTGCTAATTTTGTTCTGCAATGGGTGAACCGTTATTCGTCAGTTGATAATGACAAAGGACAATTGACAGCTGACAAAAGACAATTACCCTTTCGCCATCAAATCATTCACCCAGTTAACCCTGACGATCCTCAAGCAAATGCCAATCCGGAACGCATCGGAAAGGGACTAGAAATTCATACTCCTCGCGACATCCATCATACAGTTGAGTTGTTGTCTGACAGAATTGTCGATCTCTTTTCCCAAGATCCAACGCATGGGAGTGCAGCCATTTTAGTTCGAGAAAACCGTCAGGGACGGTGGTTGGCTGAAGCATTGGCTCCTATCTGCAAACTCTATAAAATTACACTTTATGATGTTGGCGAACAGGAACGCCGTTCTCACGTACCTGTGGAAATTCTAGCCCTGCTGCAATTTTGCGATCGCCCCCATTCTCCAGACTACCTGAAAGCAGCCCTAGAAGTATTTGTCCAAAGGCGACTGATTGAAACACAAGACTTAAATGCTCTTGCAACTTTACCCGAAGAATTTTTGTATCCCGGTCCTTTAGCAGCACCCCAATCAGAAACCGTACAAAAAGCTGCACGGTTGTGCCGCAGTTTACTTCGGGCGCGGTTGGAACTGCCTTTGTATCATCTGATTTCTTTTTTTGCTCTAGCACTGAATTACGACCAAGCAGAACTCGCAACTGCTGACAAATTAGCAGAAAGAATTAACCAACAAATTGCAGGTCATGCTTCCATGGGTATGATGCTAAACGCACTCAGTGAAATCGTTAGTTCCGAACGATTTGAACCTGTGGAAACAGAAGATTCAGAAGCTCGCTACACCCGTCGCGGTCAACTGACAATCATTACCATGCACAAAGCCAAGGGCTTGGATTGGGACTACGTGTTTATACCTTTTCTCCATGAAAATTTAATTCCAGGTAGATTTTGGGTTCCGCCTCAAAGCCAGTTTTTAGGAGATTTTACCCTCTCGGAAGTGGCTCGCGCTCAAATTCGTGCGGCTCTCCACGATGAATCTACTTTACCTGATGTTACCACGGCTTGGGAACAAGCCAAACACCTAAAAACTGCCGAGGAGTACCGCTTGCTCTATGTTGCCATGACACGGGCAAAGCGATTGTTATGGATGTCTGCGTCAAAAAAAGCACCCTTTACTTGGAGTAAACCAGAAAATTTACAAGACCAAGCACCTTGTCCCGTGTTTGCGCCATTGAAACGTCAATTTCGCGATTGCGTTATACCAATGGCAACAATACCTAAGTAAAATCGTCTGAAAAACAAACAGTTTAAAACATTCACTTTTACAATATGAAATCTCTAAATCACTTTTATCGTGTCCTTCAAGTTCCTAAGGGTGCTGTTTTAACGCTCTTGTTAACCAGTTTGCTCTTTTGGGGGAATGTGGGCCATTCTACGGCAAACGCTACCGCACAACAAGTCAGTAGCGATCGCAAAGTCGCCCAGCTCGCTCAAAATACCAACCAGCAATCCAACGTTCTACCGAAACGAATTGCAAACATTATCTTGCGCGATGCTTCCAAGCGTTCTAACATAGCAATACGCAATCTACAGGTAACAAAAGCAACAGCAAAAACGTTTAGCAATCCGTGCATATTTAAGTTTGGTGAGGTTTGCACTAGAGAATTTAAACCCGTTGAGGGTTGGGAAGTTAACGTACAACTCAAGAACGATTCCTGGACTTATCATGTCGATAAATCTGGTTCGCAAGTTGTTTTAGATCCTAAAGTCAGTGCATCTCAACCCACTGCAATGCCAAAAGCGTTAGAAAATCCGATCTTGCGTGATGCTTCACGGCGTTCCAAA from the Tolypothrix bouteillei VB521301 genome contains:
- a CDS encoding ATP-dependent helicase, which encodes MPVSSLRDTAITRIRNSLRPGQQQMADWRSGPLAISAVPGAGKSTGMAAAAAIAIARQYERSAELRKKSRSQLIVVTFTRSAAANIKAKIREYLRKDLSLPQTGFVVHTLHGLALNIATRYPDLSGLQLENVTLITPNQSHRFIRTAVEQWISNHPGQYSRLIEGTQFDGEETERLRRQSVLRTEVLPDLAMTAIHEAKSSGLLPEDLHELSNKTKDEYGILSIAAGLYDQYQNLMRSRDFIDYDDMILAALRVLENESARKIEQNQVFAVFEDEAQDSSPLQTELLTILAADPNNPNQPPNLIRVGDPNQAINSTFTPADPIYFRQFCEECSLQERLATMDRAGRSTRIIIEAANFVLQWVNRYSSVDNDKGQLTADKRQLPFRHQIIHPVNPDDPQANANPERIGKGLEIHTPRDIHHTVELLSDRIVDLFSQDPTHGSAAILVRENRQGRWLAEALAPICKLYKITLYDVGEQERRSHVPVEILALLQFCDRPHSPDYLKAALEVFVQRRLIETQDLNALATLPEEFLYPGPLAAPQSETVQKAARLCRSLLRARLELPLYHLISFFALALNYDQAELATADKLAERINQQIAGHASMGMMLNALSEIVSSERFEPVETEDSEARYTRRGQLTIITMHKAKGLDWDYVFIPFLHENLIPGRFWVPPQSQFLGDFTLSEVARAQIRAALHDESTLPDVTTAWEQAKHLKTAEEYRLLYVAMTRAKRLLWMSASKKAPFTWSKPENLQDQAPCPVFAPLKRQFRDCVIPMATIPK